The genomic window AATATTCCCTCCCCCATCAGGACGACTATCAAGGATTGTTTCCACCTGTAATTCACGACGACGCATTACCATATCATTAATTTCACGTTCATACCCCTGCTGTGATGGAGTATAAAAAACTCGCCCCCGAATGGTATCAGGCAAATATTGCTGGGCAACCCAATGATCACGGTATGCATGAGGATACAGATATCCTGCGCCATCACCAAGATCACCATCACGGTTTGCATCTTTTAGATGAGAAGGCACCCGGTCTTTTTCAGCCGAACGGACTGCAGAAAGGGCATCGAAGAAAGCCATGGTGGTGTTGCTCTTTTTTGCTGTTGCTAAATAAAGGCACGCTTGTGCAAGAGGATACTGACCTTCTGGCATCCCAATGTAATCATAGGCCTGTGCCGCAGACATTACATAGCCTAAGGCGGCCGGATCGGCCAAGCCAATATCTTCCGACGCAAGTATGATCATCCTTCGAAAGAGAAAACGCGGGTCCTCTCCAGCATACACCATTTTTGCAAGCCAATATAATGCCGCATCGGGATCACTCCCGCGAATAGACTTTATAAATGCTGAAATGGTATCGTAATGGGCATCACCATCTTTATCGTACAACACAGCCCGGCGTTGGATAGACTCTTCAATAGTAGACAGATCGAGATGAATATGTCCTGTTTCATCTGGCGTGGTTGTGATAACAGCAAGCTCAAGAGCATTCAAGGCAGTTCGTGCATCTCCCGCGGCGGTCTTACACAAATGCTCACGAGCAGATGCCGAAAGGAAAATAGAACGCTCGCCAAATCCTCGCACTGTGTCTTCCAAGGCAGTATCCACAACCATTGAAATATCCGCAGCGTCAAGCTCTTTTAACTGGAAAATCCGCGAGCGGGACACAAGAGCTTTATTAACCTCAAAATAAGGATTCTCAGTTGTGGCTCCAATGAGGATTATACAACCCGATTCAACATGGGGCAAGAGAGCATCCTGTTGGGATTTGTTAAAGCGGTGTACCTCATCAATAAAAAGGATTGTCCGTTTTGAATATAAGGAAAACACACGCTGTGCTTCCGTGATGGATTCTCGAATATCCTTCACTCCGGAAAGAACGGCATTAAGGCTAATAAACTGCGCCTTTGTATGGTTTGCAATAATACGCGCGAGGGTGGTTTTTCCACATCCAGGGGGACCATAAAAAATTAGACTTGAAAGTTGATCGGCCTCAATAGCTCTACGTAACAATCTTCCATGACCAATAATTTTTTGCTGCCCCACAAATTCATCGAGATTACGCGGCCGCATCCTATCTGCTAAGGGGGCTTGTTTCTGCTGTCTCTCCTGCGCAGCGCTTTCAAATAAATCCATATACCTACCAGAATAAAAAGAACGAAGGATCAAAGACCCTTCGTTCTTACAGATGTTTACGTATTTTTTACTCTATCTCAAAATCACCGGTCTCAATATGCACCTGCTGAGGTTCATCATACCCCTCTTGTTGTGCTTCAAAGTACGTTGATTTTACAATATGTGGCGTAACAAAAATAACGAGATCATTATTATCAACCCGTTTTTCTGAACGACGGAAGAGAAAACCAACAATTGGAATGTCTTTCAACAAGGGAATCCCTCCTTGAGACTCGCGATTTTCATCAGCCGTAAGCCCACCAATTACAATCGTTTCACCATCACGTACGGAAACATGAGTATTTGCTCCCTGCTCTGTGATAATAGGACCTTGGTCAGTGAGTTCATAGGAACGCTTCAAGGGGTTCAGGTTCATATTAATACGGTTGCCTTGAGTAATTGTGGGCCGCACCATCAGCTCCGTCCCCGCCGGTATCATCTGAGTAACAGAGTTACCTGCCTCATCACGCTGAAGAACAGGAACATTTGCCCCCATAAAAATACTTGCTTCACTGTTTTCAAGCGTCGTGATATGAGGCTCCGCCACCATTTTGCTGTTTGTTTCTGTAAAAAGGTATTCCATGGCAATACGAAACATATCATCATTCAAGATACCATAGGAGGCCCGGCCTAATGGTCCAGCAACAACGCCTTCATCACCGGGAAGGTGCTCAACACCTGTACCCATGGCCTCATTGAAAAAAGACCACTGCACACCGAGATCACTTTGTACACGTGAAGCAACTTCAACAATCTTCACTTCAATGGAAATTTGCATCAGTTCCTTATCAAGATGGCGTATCTTTTCCACAATAGATGGTATACGGTCTGGCAGATCTTCAATGATTAAGGAATTCGTATTCTGCACTGCAGATACTTGCCCACGACTTGAAAGAAGATTCCCCACAGCATCTTCCAAATCCCCTGCAACAGTATTCTCAAGTTCTACTATTTGAATCTGCAGATCCTTAATGCTTTCAAGGTTGCGACGATCCTGTTCACGACGCAGTTGACGCTGAACAAAATCTCCTTGATCCATTACATAGAGATAATTATCCATTTTCTCATAAGTCAAATCCGCCATCCTGCAGACAATGAGAAATACCTCTTGCCAGGTCTTATCGTGGACACTCAAGGTAAGTTTTTCACTCACTCCCGGCGCTACAACAATATCAACATTCGCTGCTGCAGCAATATGATTCATAATCGAAGAGAGCTCCGTATCACGCCACTGCCATCGACTAAATCGTCTTTCCGCAGAGCCAAGCTCGGACAACTCCGCACTATCCTCAGAAGGAATGCTGTCAGTATACGAAGAAGTATCCTGTGCATAGAGAATGCATGATACCAAACAGAGCATGCACATAACGGTTATTTTTTAAAGTTACACATTTCGCAATCACTCCAGCTCTAAGATATTTATTTACGCAATTCTTTTTCAACAACATAGGAAAATCCCGCATCTTCCATTAAGAAGACAACACTTTTTTCTTTTACCCGTAAAACACGACCATTCTCAATGGGATCGTTATGTTTCAAGGAGAATGTTGTCACATCACTCCCAATTTTCTCTTCAAAGAGGGCAAAATTCGTGTTCCGGTCACCTCCGTAAATAACACCAACAAGGGTCATATTATCAACTCGTGGCAAGGCTAAACTATCCTGTTTGCGTTTCTCAGGAAGAGGGATAAAAGGGTCCCGTCCATACCGCGTATAAGTGTATCGTTTCCGTGAACCAAAATCATCTTCTTCGTCACGTATGTCTTCTGTAGCCTCTTCATCTGTCTGAGTTAACTCTGTATCGGTGGATACTTTTGCAGTATCTTCCTCTTCTTGGGCTTCATGCACCGCATGAACTCGTTGATGGTTATGAATTGCATCCCATGTATCAGAACTAATGCGAGTACTATCCTGCACAAGAGATTCATAGACCCATCCTACCCGGCCGTCTTCAAGACGTCCCTGCACCCATCCATTTGATGCATCTAAAAATACGACCCTCGTACCAAGGGGGTACTGCCCAATAATATTTTCTGACTCCTGCGTTGATGGAGAGGTACGAAAATTAACATTATCTCGAACCATGTATAGAACCTGTACTTCATCAGAGGCAGCAGTACGATCTACGCGAAAGGTCTGACTATTCAAGATTTCTCGTTTTTCGTCAGAAGAGAGCTCCTGTTCTGTTTTGAGAAAATCCCCGTGCGCCCAACCGCTATTGTCACGATGCGTAATCTTCACCCAATCGTCACGCTGATCAGTTGCAGCTACGGCCGTTCCAAAATCAAGAATGCCAACAATATTATCTGACCGTACCTCGGGATCTTCGCGAAAATTAACTGTAGATCCAACAATGTACATGGTTTCCGACTCACTGTCTTCAGCAGAACCATACTTATCAGTACTTCCAGAGGAAGATATATCGCTCTTGAGAGGTGCGGTTTTCCTACTGGTTTCTGAAAAATATCCTACAAAAGGGGTATCCTGTTCATTGGCATTATGGAAGTATAAAATATAATCATCACCATCAATGCCAGATGTCAAAAGAGAGTAATTTCGTTCTATGTGATGCACGGCCACAGTCCCACCGTTGGACAACACTACGGAATCTACTCCTAATAAAGAAACATCGCTAAAATCGATAGCGTCCCCTTGTACTATGCCTGGAATAGAAAGGGTGACTATCCCTACCTCACGGCGAATACGGGGCGCTTCCAGACCTGCTCCATGCAAACGCAGTATTTCAAGCTTATCACGCGAAATAACAGTAATTGAATCAATGGAATACTCTCTACTTTCTGCATTGGGGAGCAGAGTGGTAAATTCCGGAGAAGCTTGTGTATCTATCCGAAGAACTATCTGGGAATCTCGCTCACGAATATCAAATGCATCGGGGGAAAGCGCGGATGAATATAAAAACAGACGCATACGGTCCGGTTGAATGTCGTACCCCATTGAGTCAAGGGGTAACTCCTCTGGAAAAGAACGAGCCATACCTACCACACTGGTATCAAAGGTACTTGTGAGAGAAAGAACCACCCCAGAATCATGACCCTGCAGCTCAAACTCATATCCTGTCGAAAGATCAACAACTCCGAGAGCAACTCCACGAGAACCAGACTGAACTTGAATGAAGTCTGCAGAAACAGTTACGCTCAGTATAAACAGTATTAGTGCTACGGTTTGTTTATGCATCATTATTTTCTTACCTGTTTATTGAATATGTTACTAACTTAAATTCAGCAAGAACCGACTCAATAGATCGATTTTTCTGTCGAGAATCCATGTAATCACGGTTATTCAGCTTGCTTACTAAAGATGGCTCGGTACGCAAGTTCAAGTCTGAAATATTTATGATAAGATCCATACCCAGGATTTTCTCGATAAATCGACCTATTTCATGATATCCTCCGCGAAGAACAACCTCATACACCATCCCTGAATAATACTCATGTGATATAGTCTGATTTGGCAAAGGCTTAAAACTTGATGTCAGAAACCCTTCTTCAACAGCCATTTTAGCTAAAGTCCCTATGAGGTCGGGGACATTGGCACTCTCAAAAAACATATTCTGTAATGAATCTCGCCGCCGTTCAATATCACGAACACTCTCTTCCAAGCTCGCTAAATTAGTTGTAACTTGGCGAATCTCGGTTAAGCGGTCACGCTTACCAGCATACTCACTTTCAAGAGATTCAATCTCACCGTAGAGAGGTTTTATTGCAAACCATGAGAGCAAAAAAGCCCCGCCAATCCCAGCAAAAATAATAAGGACAACCCTTTTTACAACCGGATCATTTAAATCAATATTCCGCAAATCCATATATTCCTCTCTTATCGGCTTTCAAAGGATACTTTTTCAAAGCTGTGTCGAAACTCAAATCTGAAGCCCTCATTGTCTCCAGCACTATTCACCTCAACAACTTCCACATCATCAATACCGGGAACACTTTTCAAACGAGCCATGTACTGTCCAACTTCTCCAAAAGACTCTGTTTGCCCTGTTACAGACATTTTATACTGATTAGCAAACTCTATCTCCTCTTCCTCTGCGTTGTCAGGAAGAGGAGGAACAATCTTTTCGCCTTCTATTGTCGTAATCCAGGTATTACGCGGTATTTCACGCACGTATGACTCCATCAAATAGATCCACTCTCCATGATCAAGGGGAATACTGCTCAAGCCGTTGAGCATCGCCAATGCGTCTTGACGCTTTTCTTTAAGATCTTGAATTTGTCGCTCCACATGTTGCTCTGCTGCTATTTTTGTAGAGATCTCAGCAACATCCTCTTCAAGAGTATCACGCTCATTTACCTTAAGAGAATAAAACAAAAAAGCACCGCCCACAAGGAGGATTGACACGAGAAGGGATATGAGAATATCCTTCGGTATTTTTACAGCCCGTCGATAGACACGATACTCATTGGGAATCAGATTAATTTCAATTTTTTCGACCATACTAATTTATCTCCCTTGTAGCCAAGCCAACCGAGACAGATATGAGAGACTCCAATTCAGCCGGCGGCGTGTTTCCACCAAAAAGATCGTCATCATATTTCAGAAAATGAAAGGGGTTGGAACGAACAACCTCCGTGTCAAAATAATTCCCGAAATACTCAATCAATTTCGGAATATAGGCACCTCCTCCTGCCACAACAATTTTATCAAGACGATCAAAGGATTCGTTTTTCTTTAGATATGACAAGGCCATATTAAAATTTGAGCAAAATTCTTCTAGGAGATGGTCAAGAGCAGAAAGAAAACTCTCTTCAGAGACATTTTCGGGAATGCGGTTACGCAACAGTTTTTGCGCATCAGATTCCGGTATACGCAACTGTTTTTGCAACCCTTCTACAAAGTACGATGTTGCCGTATTTATCTCACGTGAAGAGTGAAACAGCCCGTCACGAATAAAGGCAACCCGTGTTTTTTTATTTCCCACATCAAGGAGGCAAAGAGTGTCCAATGCTCCTTCTGAGACACTTTCTAAGGCATAACAATTGTTAAGTGCATAAATATCAACATCGACTACAATGGGGCGCAAACCCGCTTGATACAGTGCGTCGATATAGGCCTGCACAATGTAGTTTTTGGCTGCAACAAGCAGAATTTCCACCTCATCTGACTCAGGAAAATGGTTCAGAATTTTATACGATGTGGTAATATCCTCACTATCAAAGGGGCTTCGCTGGCTCGCCTCATACAGCACCATGTCATTTACATTTTCATTGGGAGCAACCTTAAAACGGAACTTGTCACTTAAAAGACCCTGCCCATTTAAAGAAATAACCACGTCAACAATGGTGGGATCGCATTGATCCACGAGATGTTTTACCGCATCAATAAATTCAGAAACCTTTTTCAGCTCCCCATTTTCAATTGTATCGGGGGGCAGGCTTTTTGCACCTACGGCAGTAAGATAAAACTCATCTCCACGCTTATTGATCTCAATAAGTTTTAAGGAGTGACTGCCGATATCAAGACCGACGCGCTTGTTTGTAGACTTATTAAATAATGGTGCCATATGAGTACTACCTGCTTGCTATAAATCCGTGTACTGTCTTCAGCTAACATTTCTATTAAAGTACCATAAACGTATGATCTTTGCAAGATAAAATAGTTACTATGCATTTATTAAAGCAAAAAAAAGGGGAGCGGTCCTTCGATTTTATCAAAAAAGACGCTATTTATGATAGGGATGTTTCTCAGCAACTGTGGCAATACGATAGATTTGTTCGACAAGAACAAGACGACATAAGCCATACGGAAGGGTGAGGGGGGAAAGGCTTAAGAGGAGAGAACTCTCTCTTTTTACAGACGCGGCCATCCCATGAGCGCTTCCCATAAGAAAAACCATCTCACGCATTGATTGCTGCCGCAGAAACCATTGAGCCAGCTCATGTGTTGAAAAGAGCCGCCCCTCTTCTCCAAGAGCAACAACCACACCGGAGGCTGGTTGTGCTGCACGAAGTAACTCAGCTTCAATACGCATGCACTCCTGAGGGCTTTTCGCCGTGGCAGGACGAAGCATCTGCATTTCCAGACGATGCCACCGGGAAATCATTCGAATATATCGCTGAATCTCCTTTTCATGGGGATAGGTCTTTTTTTATCAAAGCTCACCACACGTATCTGCATGGGATTTACCCTCGCTTCCCACCACTTAAAAACTGCACTTGTTCCCGCTGTTTTTGAAAAATATACTTAACAATAGATTCAACGTCTGCCTCATCTATATCGCTAAAACAAACGCGATGTTTGTAGTTCATCTGTCGTTTTCCCTCTTGTTCACTTACCGAAATCACCTGTGCTTTTATGGCAAACTTCCGCTTATTTAAGGTGAATATCAAGGAAATAACATCATCGGGATCTAAGCTTTGCGTTGATAAAAAGGCCATTCCCCCACCACCAATATCCACGGCGCGAGTCTCTTCCATAAGCTTACCGACCATGGGAGGACTTTCTCTATCTGCCCGCCGTATCACCCGACATTTCACCGGGATATCAACAGTCATACGCACATGCTTGCGCAACTGATTGCGCGATAACTTCGCCGTATGCTCCAAGACAAGATGCCCTTCAGAAGGTGTGGCCTTTACCACAAGAACCTCTGCTGTATATGCACCGTCACCGTTGCGGGTAAACTCAATCCGTACAGTTTTTTCCTGGCGCAAATCCTTCCGTTCCGTCCCTGCCCGATAATACACCGAAAAGGTCAACTCATTCCCCCCGCTAAACACTGCTTGCTCTAGCAACACCTCATCGGTTTCAGGATGGGACAAAGAGATAAACTGCCCACGCTCTAAATTACGCGTAGAAACAACGGGCTGTTCATAGGCGACATGATCGTTTCCAAGCTTTGTACGAATCGTGTGCATTAAGAGCGTTGCATTTTCTGCCTTTGGCGTAAGCCCCCATTTTTTCCGAACTTCCTGGCATTCCTGATCGACAGCCTCTTCAAAAAACTCCAAGGATTGAAATATGGCAGGATAATTGGATTGAGAGACCCGCAAAGCGAGCCTGCGAAGCTCTGATAATTCTCCAGCATCAAGGGAATATTTTTTTGCTGTGGCAAGAAAATTCCTCTCAGCGAAGGTTCGCATTTTTTTATGTTTCATCCGCTCATGGCGAACAGCAAGGATCAATACAGAAAGCAAGAGCAGTGTAAGAATTGTAATAAACACGGCGATTGTCACAGGAGAAGCACCGGGTATTTGAAAATCCGCAGCTGAGGGAGTACGGGTAAATGAAAACCGTTCATTTGCAGAAAGAACAGAAGGAATACCGCCTCCCAAAAGAGCAAGTCGTCCCCATGAGACCTTAGGTGCCTTTTTCATTCTTCTGCTTCTCCTTATATTTAAGTTGTCTCATAATCACCGCTTCACGTTCCCGTTTTCGGTCATAGTATTCAGGAGGCATGCGAAACGCCCGGGTGAGCAACACGGCCCCACAACAAATAAACAGCACAAAAAGGAGTCCAACAATCACATCAAGGTTCACACTATCTCCCGCGCTGGTGGAAGCATATCCTGTAGCAAAGTAGAATCGAGGATCTGCTCCTCTCCAGAAAACAGACGAAACCCCGAAAAATCAAGTTTTTCTAGGGATACCGCCTTATCTTCTTCGGCAAGTTCAAGACATGTCTGAAGGATCGCGTAAGACATTTTGCTTAAATCATGTACATCACGATTGCGATGTCGTCGTTCTCCCATGTTTACCTGGGCCACTCGTTCTATACCATATTTTTGAATATATCGCACAACCAAAGCAGTTTCCACACCATATCCAGTATAAAACGGTAAAGTTTCTAAGATTGATCGTCGAAATCCATACTCCCCTGAGAGCGGCTGAATAAGTTCTGTAGCCGCAGGAAAAAAATACGACAAAAATGGCCGTACCAATAACTCCGTCACTCGCCCGCCGCCAGTGGGCTGATATGTTCCATTTGCTCCCAGGAAGGGCCGCCGGTAGAAAGATTTCACAAACCCCGGCTTCTCTGGGGTGAAAAAGGGACCTAAGAGCCCCGCAACAAAGCGAGATGTAAAATCATGGATATCCGCATCAATAAAAAGTATGATATCACCGCGAGTATAAAATTGCGATCGCCAAAGGGCGAGCCCTTTCCCTCCCTTCCAGTGATCACCCCCAATGCCATAACGCGCATCGAGAACTGAAACCCCGCGTTCATGTGCAACTTCCTGAGTACCATCAGTAGAACCACCATCCACAACAAGCACCTCGTTCACGACTGAATGATTCCTTACAAGATCTGTCAATACTGTATCGAGAATAGCTCCCACGGTACGTGCTTCATTGAGAGTTGGTATAACAAGCGACACGGACTCACCACTGGACCGTACTTCCTGGGATAATTGAGAGAGGTTTGAAAAGTCTTCTGCAGAATAAATCATGAACTTGTCCCGGGTAAAATCTTCAAGGGCATAAAACGTAAAAATATATTGACTATTGCTTGAATCATAGAATATTTTTGGACAGTTTTAAAGCGTTTTTTTACTAAATGAGGTGTAACGAATGAAAACAAAGGTTTTCAACCACAAGACCATCGAGCGAAAATGGTATGTTGTGGACGCTACAGATATGGTATTAGGAAGAATGGCGTCTAAGGTTGCGCAACTGCTTATCGGCAAAAGCAAACCTGCCTACTCTCCAAACCAAGATCATGGCGACCATGTCATTGTCATTAACGCCGACAAAATTACTCTAACAGGACGAAAGGCGGATTCAAAGTATTATTTCCGTCATTCCACCTACCCTGGCGGAGAAAAGATCAGAACCTTCCGGGAACAAATGGAACTTGACTCTACCAAGGTTATTCGTGATGCCGTTCATGGCATGGTACCGAAAACAGCCCTGGGACGTAGTATAGAAAAGAAGCTCCATGTGTATGCTGGAAGCGAGCACAATCAGGCTGCACAAAAGCCAGAACCTATCACTCTTTAATACTAAAGGAGCTTAAGATTGAATAACACGGTATACGCTACAGGTCGGAGAAAGTCTGCGGTTGCCCGCGTGTTTCTCTCCCCCGGAACCGGCAAACGGACAATCAATGGTATTGATGCCGCACAGTATCTCACCACAGAAAGTCTCGTACAGAAAATGGAAACCCCCTTGGCACTGCTTGAGAACAGCAGCAAATATGATGTACGAGCTACAACAAAGGGTGGTGGTATCGGCGGTCAAGCCGAAGCGATCCAACTGGGAATTGCCCGTTGTCTTGCAGAAGAGTCTCCCGAAAATAGAGCTGCCTTAAAAGCTGAAGGCCTTTTGACCCGTGATGCTCGCGTAAAAGAGCGGAAGAAATATGGTCAAGCCGGTGCACGAAAGCAGTTTCAATTTTCAAAACGATAAACACCCCCTACTACACACGCCCGAAATATTGTGGGTTCTGCCGACATGCGGCAGTCACGAACGGGCGGAGGAACAAACCCATACGTACAGGAGAAATATATGTCTTCATTGACTTTAAAAGAACTGCTTGAAGCAGGAACTCATTTTGGCCACCAGACACAGCGGTGGAACCCCAAAATGAAGAAGTTTATTCTATGCCCCAAAAACGGCATTCATATTATCGACCTCAACAAGACAATAACAGGTCTTGACGTGTTTCTTGAGAAAGCGAAAGAAGTAACCGCACAAGGCGGTAAAGTGCTTTTTGTTGGTACAAAGAAACAAATTCGCTCCTATTTAGCAGAAGCAGCAGAAAATTGCGGTATGCCCTATGTTACCAATCGCTGGCTCGGTGGAATGCTGACAAATTTCAAGACGATTAAAAAGAGTATCGATAAAATTGCTGATATTGAGAAAATGGAAGCAGACGGAACGTTTGAAAAATTAACGAAGAAAGAAAGCATTCTCCTTGAAAAAGAAAAAGAAAAGATGCTTGCAAATCTCGGTGGTATCCGTGAAATGACGAAACCAGCCGATATGCTCTTTGTAATTGATACAAACAAAGAAGATATTGCCATTGCGGAAGCACGACGCCTGCGTATCCCTGTGGCAGGTATCGTCGATACAAATAGTGACCCTGATCCTATCGACTATCCAATTCCCGGAAATGACGATGCTATTAAATCTGTAAAAGTAATCGTAGATAAAATTTCCTCTGAAATTAAAAAATCAACGGAAGCTATTAGAATTAAGCAGCAAAAAGAAGGGAAAGAGCCTGCAAAACCTGCAGCATCTCCCTCGGCTGACGCGACTCCAAAGCGGCGGGTCGTAAAAAAGAAACCCGTTGAATCTGACGCATAACAGTCTATGGCCTCTGTACTATTACAGAGGCTTTTTATCGTAACCAACCGTTAAAACAAAAGGATATATACTATGGCAACTATAACAGCAGCAATGGTTAAGGAGCTCCGGGAAAAAACCGGTGTTGGCATGATGGCGTGTAAAAAAGCTCTCACGGAAGCTGAAGGAAACATTGATCTTGCCGTGGATAACCTTCGTAAGCTCGGTCAAGCAAAAGCGGAAAAACGCGCTGATCGTTCGGCCACTGAAGGAAGCGTTTCAGCGGTAACAGATGAGTCGTGCGGTATCATCTTTCAGCTTAACTGCGAAACCGATTTTGTAACAAATAATAAGGATTTCTCTGGATTTATTGATACACTTCAAGATCTGTTCATTGCGCAAAAGCCAGCGTCTCTTGAAGATGCTCTTAACCTGAAGATGGAATCAGGAACCCTTAAAGATTCCATTACTGATATGGTCGCAAAAATTGGCGAAAAAATTGATCTCGGTAGCTATGCACGAATGGTTGCAGAAGAGGGCGAAAAAATCTACTCCTATGTGCATAACAATGGAAAAGTTGGTGCCTTGGTAAAACTTAAAGGTGCTGCTGATGTCCTTGAAAGCGCAGAGACCGAAAAGTTTGGTAAAGGCGTATGTATGCACATTGCAGCCTCTGCACCCCTTGCTGTAAGTCGCGATGATATCCCCTCTGAAGTTGCTGAGAAAGAGAAGGAAATCTTCCGTGAGCAAATTATTAATGAAGGAAAACCTGAGGCAATTGCTGATAAAATTGTTATGGGTAAAATGAACAAGTTTTTTAAAGAGCGTGCTCTCCTTGAGCAGGAGTATATTCTAGCAGATAAACAGTCTGTTGAAGC from Chitinivibrio alkaliphilus ACht1 includes these protein-coding regions:
- a CDS encoding PilN domain-containing protein yields the protein MVEKIEINLIPNEYRVYRRAVKIPKDILISLLVSILLVGGAFLFYSLKVNERDTLEEDVAEISTKIAAEQHVERQIQDLKEKRQDALAMLNGLSSIPLDHGEWIYLMESYVREIPRNTWITTIEGEKIVPPLPDNAEEEEIEFANQYKMSVTGQTESFGEVGQYMARLKSVPGIDDVEVVEVNSAGDNEGFRFEFRHSFEKVSFESR
- a CDS encoding SH3 domain-containing protein, whose translation is MMHKQTVALILFILSVTVSADFIQVQSGSRGVALGVVDLSTGYEFELQGHDSGVVLSLTSTFDTSVVGMARSFPEELPLDSMGYDIQPDRMRLFLYSSALSPDAFDIRERDSQIVLRIDTQASPEFTTLLPNAESREYSIDSITVISRDKLEILRLHGAGLEAPRIRREVGIVTLSIPGIVQGDAIDFSDVSLLGVDSVVLSNGGTVAVHHIERNYSLLTSGIDGDDYILYFHNANEQDTPFVGYFSETSRKTAPLKSDISSSGSTDKYGSAEDSESETMYIVGSTVNFREDPEVRSDNIVGILDFGTAVAATDQRDDWVKITHRDNSGWAHGDFLKTEQELSSDEKREILNSQTFRVDRTAASDEVQVLYMVRDNVNFRTSPSTQESENIIGQYPLGTRVVFLDASNGWVQGRLEDGRVGWVYESLVQDSTRISSDTWDAIHNHQRVHAVHEAQEEEDTAKVSTDTELTQTDEEATEDIRDEEDDFGSRKRYTYTRYGRDPFIPLPEKRKQDSLALPRVDNMTLVGVIYGGDRNTNFALFEEKIGSDVTTFSLKHNDPIENGRVLRVKEKSVVFLMEDAGFSYVVEKELRK
- a CDS encoding 23S rRNA (pseudouridine(1915)-N(3))-methyltransferase RlmH, producing MQRYIRMISRWHRLEMQMLRPATAKSPQECMRIEAELLRAAQPASGVVVALGEEGRLFSTHELAQWFLRQQSMREMVFLMGSAHGMAASVKRESSLLLSLSPLTLPYGLCRLVLVEQIYRIATVAEKHPYHK
- a CDS encoding type 4a pilus biogenesis protein PilO, encoding MDLRNIDLNDPVVKRVVLIIFAGIGGAFLLSWFAIKPLYGEIESLESEYAGKRDRLTEIRQVTTNLASLEESVRDIERRRDSLQNMFFESANVPDLIGTLAKMAVEEGFLTSSFKPLPNQTISHEYYSGMVYEVVLRGGYHEIGRFIEKILGMDLIINISDLNLRTEPSLVSKLNNRDYMDSRQKNRSIESVLAEFKLVTYSINR
- a CDS encoding AAA family ATPase, with the translated sequence MDLFESAAQERQQKQAPLADRMRPRNLDEFVGQQKIIGHGRLLRRAIEADQLSSLIFYGPPGCGKTTLARIIANHTKAQFISLNAVLSGVKDIRESITEAQRVFSLYSKRTILFIDEVHRFNKSQQDALLPHVESGCIILIGATTENPYFEVNKALVSRSRIFQLKELDAADISMVVDTALEDTVRGFGERSIFLSASAREHLCKTAAGDARTALNALELAVITTTPDETGHIHLDLSTIEESIQRRAVLYDKDGDAHYDTISAFIKSIRGSDPDAALYWLAKMVYAGEDPRFLFRRMIILASEDIGLADPAALGYVMSAAQAYDYIGMPEGQYPLAQACLYLATAKKSNTTMAFFDALSAVRSAEKDRVPSHLKDANRDGDLGDGAGYLYPHAYRDHWVAQQYLPDTIRGRVFYTPSQQGYEREINDMVMRRRELQVETILDSRPDGGGNIPHASWEQRTWSGDEQYYEQLRDSLVFYSDVTPTDLVLDIHAKTGFISLEMLRHARQGGVWSIVRSQPDEEVFRSHLSATELERPRIVSCKHMGADTVAVHIPPKVEFDLIVGKDLFSYSDVCEELSLYLSQCSGACRLVFSQIYPGQGSRISEFIPPEYGQYILSAEENVYKEEESRLAENRKMVDALLETHGYMLTTHPMEASFLRRISKNQIVQWCSPGGRIYPSIAMKGEAFCREYQQVLLHHLGKEKRPWKIAFTIYRYTKK
- the pilM gene encoding type IV pilus assembly protein PilM; this translates as MAPLFNKSTNKRVGLDIGSHSLKLIEINKRGDEFYLTAVGAKSLPPDTIENGELKKVSEFIDAVKHLVDQCDPTIVDVVISLNGQGLLSDKFRFKVAPNENVNDMVLYEASQRSPFDSEDITTSYKILNHFPESDEVEILLVAAKNYIVQAYIDALYQAGLRPIVVDVDIYALNNCYALESVSEGALDTLCLLDVGNKKTRVAFIRDGLFHSSREINTATSYFVEGLQKQLRIPESDAQKLLRNRIPENVSEESFLSALDHLLEEFCSNFNMALSYLKKNESFDRLDKIVVAGGGAYIPKLIEYFGNYFDTEVVRSNPFHFLKYDDDLFGGNTPPAELESLISVSVGLATREIN
- a CDS encoding secretin N-terminal domain-containing protein; the encoded protein is MVSCILYAQDTSSYTDSIPSEDSAELSELGSAERRFSRWQWRDTELSSIMNHIAAAANVDIVVAPGVSEKLTLSVHDKTWQEVFLIVCRMADLTYEKMDNYLYVMDQGDFVQRQLRREQDRRNLESIKDLQIQIVELENTVAGDLEDAVGNLLSSRGQVSAVQNTNSLIIEDLPDRIPSIVEKIRHLDKELMQISIEVKIVEVASRVQSDLGVQWSFFNEAMGTGVEHLPGDEGVVAGPLGRASYGILNDDMFRIAMEYLFTETNSKMVAEPHITTLENSEASIFMGANVPVLQRDEAGNSVTQMIPAGTELMVRPTITQGNRINMNLNPLKRSYELTDQGPIITEQGANTHVSVRDGETIVIGGLTADENRESQGGIPLLKDIPIVGFLFRRSEKRVDNNDLVIFVTPHIVKSTYFEAQQEGYDEPQQVHIETGDFEIE